Proteins encoded together in one Telopea speciosissima isolate NSW1024214 ecotype Mountain lineage chromosome 6, Tspe_v1, whole genome shotgun sequence window:
- the LOC122664396 gene encoding uncharacterized protein At1g28695-like: MNTMNVPKDDLEIALEQASMGNNKTVIIAMINKAYVEGDNNPGGITLLDLFLEAFWVGEDTIPLLNHLLLVAVDQKSFDRCNFRRLHCYKLVTDGVDISEEGFYMSDIFVKMMWTRVLFLGDILRRGYSFIFTDTDIMWLRDPFKRLSLDEGVDFQPSSDIFNGDQWSLNNTLNAGFYFVRPNNKTIAMFNSWYNNRNFSRNEQHVLEHIKNNGVFEQLGLKVKFMDNLYFSGFCIDSRDFNVVTTVHANCCRGVRAKVTDITIALQDWKKYKSSTDRTMTFYWSNHSACIDSWKF; encoded by the exons ATG AACACCATGAATGTTCCAAAAGATGATCTTGAAATAGCTCTGGAACAAGCTTCAATGGGAAACAACAAGACAGTTATAATTGCTATGATAAACAAAGCTTATGTCGAAGGGGACAACAACCCTGGAGGCATCACACTGTTGGATTTGTTCTTGGAGGCTTTCTGGGTTGGTGAAGATACGATACCATTGCTCAATCACCTTCTCCTTGTTGCAGTCGATCAAAAGTCCTTTGACCGTTGCAATTTTCGACGGCTTCACTGCTACAAACTTGTAACAGATGGAGTTGATATCAGTGAAGAGGGATTCTACATGTCTGATATTTTTGTTAAGATGATGTGGACAAGAGTCCTCTTCCTTGGTGATATCCTCAGACGTGGTTACAGCTTCATTTTCACG GATACAGATATAATGTGGTTGAGAGATCCCTTCAAGAGGCTGAGCTTAGATGAAGGTGTGGATTTCCAGCCCAGCAGTGATATTTTCAATGGCGATCAATGGTCACTAAATAACACCCTCAACGCTGGTTTCTACTTCGTCAGACCAAACAACAAGACCATTGCTATGTTCAATTCCTGGTATAACAATAGAAACTTCTCGAGGAATGAACAGCATGTGCTCGAGCATATTAAGAACAATGGTGTGTTTGAACAGTTAGGGCTCAAAGTGAAGTTCATGGACAACCTCTATTTTAGCGGATTCTGCATTGATAGCAGAGATTTTAATGTGGTGACAACCGTCCATGCGAATTGCTGTCGTGGTGTAAGAGCCAAGGTGACTGATATAACCATTGCACTTCAGGATTGGAAGAAGTATAAGAGCTCCACTGATCGTACAATGACATTTTATTGGTCCAATCACTCGGCCTGCATCGATTCATGGAAATTTTGA